From the Streptomyces sp. KMM 9044 genome, one window contains:
- a CDS encoding DUF4365 domain-containing protein, whose product MAIAQPERGGLLPECTAPPRGSLATTACMETLQVGYLHAVAVAAGCSLSRPFPDNGIDWHVSHSAPGHTVDDEITVKVQLKATHQIPPRPPGPSFSFTLDNAHLTKLARTPVSVHKTLVVTLVSRSQNDWLRAGHDRLDLRRCCYWINLAGQPVTGLRRTTVRIPTARIFDDRALREIMARVGTGGTP is encoded by the coding sequence GTGGCCATCGCGCAGCCCGAACGGGGCGGGCTCCTGCCCGAGTGCACAGCACCCCCTCGCGGCTCTCTCGCCACCACCGCCTGCATGGAGACCCTGCAGGTCGGCTATCTGCACGCCGTCGCCGTCGCGGCGGGCTGTTCACTGTCCCGGCCCTTTCCGGACAACGGCATCGACTGGCACGTCAGCCACAGCGCACCCGGGCACACCGTCGACGACGAGATCACCGTCAAGGTGCAGTTGAAGGCCACCCACCAGATCCCGCCCCGCCCGCCCGGCCCCTCCTTCTCCTTCACTCTCGACAACGCGCACCTGACGAAGCTCGCCCGCACCCCGGTCTCGGTGCACAAGACGCTCGTCGTCACGCTCGTCTCTCGCTCGCAGAACGACTGGCTGCGCGCCGGACACGACCGGCTCGACCTGAGGCGCTGCTGTTACTGGATCAACCTCGCCGGACAGCCGGTCACCGGACTGCGCCGCACCACCGTGCGCATTCCCACTGCACGCATCTTCGACGACCGGGCACTGCGCGAGATCATGGCCCGGGTCGGGACGGGAGGAACACCGTGA
- a CDS encoding carbohydrate ABC transporter permease: MGSAVTHAPVTEGPTRDSEPWHGPVESPRPAALKRRGRRENLAGYLFVSPWIAGFLLLTAGPMAASLYFAFTDYNLFDAPRWIGLGNFSEMFADPRWRHSVQVTLWYVVVGTPIKLIAALGVALLLAQKRRGQAFYRAAFYAPSLIGASVSVAIVWKAIFSDGAIVDRTQKIFGVEVGGWTGDPDLIIYSLVALTVWQFGAPMVIFLAGLKQVPRELYEAADVDGAGKLRQFWNITLPMISPVLFFNVLLETIHSFQIFSSAYIVGGGAGGNACGPADGTMVYTCYLYVQGFENSRMGLASAMAWMLLVAVALVTAMLFWSQKRWVHYEEGGR; encoded by the coding sequence ATGGGAAGCGCCGTGACACACGCCCCTGTGACGGAGGGCCCCACCCGGGACTCCGAGCCGTGGCACGGTCCGGTGGAGTCCCCGCGCCCCGCCGCCCTCAAGCGGCGGGGCCGCCGGGAGAACCTGGCCGGCTACCTCTTCGTGTCCCCCTGGATCGCCGGGTTCCTGCTGCTGACGGCGGGCCCGATGGCCGCCTCGCTCTACTTCGCGTTCACCGACTACAACCTGTTCGACGCCCCCCGGTGGATAGGCCTCGGCAACTTCTCCGAGATGTTCGCCGACCCGCGCTGGCGCCACTCGGTGCAGGTCACGCTCTGGTACGTGGTCGTCGGTACGCCGATCAAGCTGATCGCGGCGCTCGGGGTGGCGCTGCTGCTGGCCCAGAAGCGGCGCGGACAGGCCTTTTACCGGGCCGCCTTCTACGCGCCGTCGCTGATCGGGGCGAGCGTCTCCGTCGCCATCGTGTGGAAGGCGATCTTCTCCGACGGCGCGATCGTCGACCGCACGCAGAAGATCTTCGGCGTCGAGGTCGGCGGCTGGACCGGTGACCCGGACCTGATTATCTACAGCCTGGTGGCGCTCACCGTCTGGCAGTTCGGCGCCCCCATGGTGATCTTCCTGGCCGGGCTGAAGCAGGTGCCGCGCGAGCTGTACGAGGCGGCGGACGTCGACGGGGCGGGCAAGCTGCGGCAGTTCTGGAACATCACCCTGCCGATGATCTCCCCGGTCCTCTTCTTCAACGTGCTGCTGGAGACCATCCACTCCTTCCAGATCTTCAGCTCGGCCTACATCGTCGGCGGCGGCGCCGGGGGCAACGCCTGCGGTCCCGCGGACGGAACCATGGTCTATACCTGTTATCTGTACGTCCAGGGCTTCGAGAACAGCCGGATGGGCCTGGCCTCCGCCATGGCGTGGATGCTGCTGGTCGCGGTCGCCCTGGTCACCGCGATGCTCTTCTGGTCCCAGAAGCGCTGGGTGCACTACGAGGAGGGCGGCCGATGA
- a CDS encoding exo-rhamnogalacturonan lyase family protein, whose translation MSPIPRRSLLKAATVAGAATQFSWALGSRDADAAPRAETADGDPVTLDWLEDGGLGAAPGSTVGVPWPRGAHQGDQTFALTDADGRAVPVQSWPLAHWPDGSLKWTAHAVGSGTGRLTLSTGTPAAPEKKITVDQRGGTIGISTGVITARIAKSGTTIVRSVTRGSTEIARNGRLVLLRQPEFEDGDQTTVRTERFDGAIDDVTVEQEGPVRAVVRVDGKHRKGRRGWLPFSIRLYFYAGADSFRMVHTITYDGTQEPGKASGDFIRGIGVRFTVPLRDESYDRHIRIGGEGTGLLREAVKGITGLRRDPGAAVQAAQFAGEKLPDPATWDQRVTTRLQYIPEWGDYTLSQLSADGFALRKRTKKGYGWIPAGGGRRASGFGYVGGAGGGLSFGLRDFWEKHPAQLDIRDAHTDAAEITLWLWSPEAQPMDLRFYHHGMGQDTFPEQLEGLNITYEDYEPGFGTPYGIARTSELLFWANESTPSAERLAQQVEAVRVLPQLAAPPEQLIDAKVFGPGLFSAPDRSTPAKAKIEDHLDFLFTYYKDQVEMRRWYGFWDYGDIMHTYDTARHQWRYDVGGYAWDNSELSPDLWLWYAYLRSGRADIFRFAEAMTRHTGEVDVYHLGQWAGLGTRHGVQHWADSAKQQRIANTTYRRYYYFLTADERVGDLMHANVDSDETFLVLDPLRKIRTEPYTPDRHALSIGFGTDWSGLVSAWLTEWERRGPKWEKARARVLSTMETIAAQPNGFVQGTGLYDLDTGKFAIAEEPVVGVSHLSAVFGLNELCAELIDLVDMPAFNEAYYDYCRYFNASKTEQAARYGSNFGSLILFQGHSRLDAYAAVQTGDDRLADRAWDKFYNSDGYKESAPWKTEKVTGPTALVAGSEATWVSTNDTALYGLAAIENLALLGDRMP comes from the coding sequence ATGTCCCCCATCCCCCGCAGGTCCCTCCTGAAGGCAGCCACCGTCGCAGGCGCCGCCACCCAGTTCAGCTGGGCCCTCGGCAGCCGAGACGCCGACGCCGCGCCGAGAGCCGAGACCGCCGACGGCGACCCCGTGACCCTGGACTGGCTCGAGGACGGCGGCCTGGGTGCGGCGCCCGGATCCACCGTCGGCGTGCCCTGGCCCAGGGGCGCCCACCAGGGCGACCAGACCTTCGCACTGACCGACGCGGACGGCAGGGCCGTACCCGTACAGTCCTGGCCCCTCGCCCACTGGCCCGACGGCTCCCTGAAGTGGACCGCGCACGCGGTGGGTTCCGGCACCGGCAGGCTCACCCTGTCCACCGGCACCCCCGCGGCCCCCGAGAAGAAGATCACCGTCGACCAGCGCGGCGGCACCATCGGCATCTCCACCGGCGTCATCACCGCGAGGATCGCCAAGTCCGGCACCACCATCGTCAGGTCCGTCACCCGCGGCTCCACCGAGATCGCCCGAAACGGACGCCTCGTCCTGCTGCGCCAGCCCGAGTTCGAGGACGGCGACCAGACCACCGTCAGGACCGAGCGCTTCGACGGCGCCATCGACGACGTCACCGTCGAACAGGAGGGGCCGGTCCGCGCCGTCGTCCGTGTCGACGGCAAACACCGCAAGGGCCGACGCGGTTGGCTGCCCTTCTCCATCCGCCTCTACTTCTACGCGGGCGCCGACTCCTTCCGCATGGTGCACACCATCACCTACGACGGCACGCAGGAACCCGGCAAGGCGAGCGGCGACTTCATCCGCGGCATCGGTGTCCGTTTCACCGTGCCCCTGCGCGACGAGTCCTACGACCGCCACATCCGCATCGGCGGTGAGGGCACGGGACTGCTGCGCGAAGCCGTCAAGGGCATCACCGGACTGCGCCGGGACCCGGGCGCAGCCGTGCAGGCCGCCCAGTTCGCCGGCGAGAAGCTCCCCGACCCCGCCACCTGGGACCAGCGGGTCACCACCCGCCTGCAGTACATCCCCGAATGGGGCGACTACACCCTCTCCCAGCTCTCCGCCGACGGCTTCGCCCTGCGCAAGCGCACCAAGAAGGGGTACGGCTGGATCCCGGCCGGCGGCGGCCGGCGCGCCTCCGGCTTCGGTTACGTCGGCGGAGCCGGCGGCGGACTCTCCTTCGGTCTGCGCGACTTCTGGGAGAAGCACCCCGCCCAGCTCGACATCCGCGACGCCCACACCGACGCGGCCGAGATCACCCTCTGGCTCTGGTCACCAGAGGCGCAGCCCATGGACCTGCGCTTCTACCACCACGGCATGGGCCAGGACACCTTCCCCGAACAGCTCGAAGGCCTCAACATCACCTACGAGGACTACGAGCCCGGGTTCGGCACCCCCTACGGCATCGCCCGTACCTCCGAACTCCTCTTCTGGGCCAACGAGTCGACCCCGAGCGCCGAGAGGCTCGCGCAGCAGGTCGAGGCCGTCCGCGTCCTCCCGCAACTCGCCGCCCCGCCGGAACAACTCATCGACGCCAAGGTGTTCGGCCCCGGCCTGTTCTCCGCACCCGACCGCTCCACCCCGGCCAAGGCGAAGATCGAGGACCACCTCGACTTCCTCTTCACCTACTACAAGGACCAGGTGGAGATGCGCCGCTGGTACGGCTTCTGGGACTACGGCGACATCATGCACACCTACGACACCGCCCGGCACCAGTGGCGCTACGACGTCGGCGGCTACGCCTGGGACAACTCAGAACTCTCGCCGGACCTCTGGCTCTGGTACGCCTACCTGCGCTCCGGCCGCGCCGACATCTTCCGCTTCGCCGAGGCGATGACCCGGCACACCGGCGAGGTCGACGTCTACCACCTGGGCCAGTGGGCCGGCCTCGGCACCCGGCACGGCGTCCAGCACTGGGCCGACAGCGCCAAACAGCAGCGCATCGCCAACACCACCTACCGGCGCTACTACTACTTCCTCACCGCCGACGAACGCGTCGGCGACCTCATGCACGCCAACGTCGACTCCGACGAGACCTTCCTCGTCCTCGACCCCCTCCGCAAGATCCGCACCGAGCCGTACACCCCCGACCGGCACGCCCTGTCCATCGGCTTCGGCACCGACTGGAGCGGCCTGGTCTCGGCCTGGCTCACCGAATGGGAACGCCGGGGTCCGAAGTGGGAGAAGGCCAGGGCGCGCGTCCTGTCGACCATGGAGACCATCGCCGCCCAGCCCAACGGATTCGTCCAGGGCACCGGACTGTACGACCTGGACACCGGGAAGTTCGCGATCGCCGAGGAACCCGTGGTCGGTGTCTCCCATCTCTCGGCCGTCTTCGGCCTGAACGAACTGTGCGCCGAACTCATCGACCTGGTCGACATGCCGGCCTTCAACGAGGCGTACTACGACTACTGCCGCTACTTCAACGCGAGCAAGACGGAACAGGCGGCCCGCTACGGCTCGAACTTCGGCAGCCTGATCCTCTTCCAGGGCCATTCCCGCCTCGACGCCTACGCCGCCGTGCAGACCGGCGACGACCGGCTCGCCGACCGGGCCTGGGACAAGTTCTACAACTCCGACGGCTACAAGGAATCCGCCCCCTGGAAGACCGAGAAGGTGACCGGTCCCACCGCCCTGGTCGCCGGCAGCGAGGCCACCTGGGTGTCCACCAACGACACCGCGCTCTACGGCCTCGCCGCCATCGAGAACCTCGCCCTCCTGGGCGACCGGATGCCGTAG
- the thrS gene encoding threonine--tRNA ligase, with protein MSDVRVIIQRDSEREERVVATGTTAADLFAGERSVVAARVAGELKDLAHEVGDGDTVEAVEISSPDGLDILRHSTAHVMAQAVQDLFPEAKLGIGPPVKDGFYYDFDVEKPFTPEDLKAIEKRMQEIQKRGQRFSRRVVTDDAAREELSGEPYKLELIGLKGSASHDDGADVEVGAGELTIYDNLDAKTGELCWRDLCRGPHLPTTRNIPAFKLMRNAAAYWRGSEKNPMLQRIYGTAWPTKDELKAHLEFLAEAEKRDHRKLGSELDLFSVPEQIGSGLAVFHPKGGIIRRVMEDYSRRKHEEAGYEFVYTPHATKGKLFETSGHLDWYADGMYPPMQLDEGVDYYLKPMNCPMHNLIFDARGRSYRELPLRLFEFGTVYRYEKSGVVHGLTRARGFTQDDAHIYCSREQMADELDKTLTFVLGLLRDYGLTDFYLELSTKDPEKFVGSDGAWEEATETLRQVAEKQGLELVADPGGAAFYGPKISVQTRDAIGRTWQMSTIQLDFNLPERFNLEYTAADGSKTRPVMIHRALFGSIERFFAVLLEHYAGAFPVWLAPVQAVGIPVGDAHVEYLERFAADAKKQGLRVEVDSSSDRMQKKIRNAQKQKVPFMVIVGDDDMNAGTVSFRYRDGSQKNGIPRDEAIAEIVDVGERRVQV; from the coding sequence GTGTCAGACGTCCGTGTGATCATCCAACGCGATTCCGAGCGGGAAGAACGCGTGGTGGCGACGGGCACCACGGCCGCCGACCTCTTCGCCGGTGAGCGCTCGGTCGTCGCCGCGCGCGTGGCCGGTGAGCTCAAGGACCTCGCCCACGAGGTCGGGGACGGCGACACCGTCGAAGCCGTCGAGATCTCCTCCCCGGACGGTCTCGACATCCTGCGCCACTCCACCGCGCACGTCATGGCCCAGGCCGTGCAGGACCTGTTCCCCGAGGCCAAGCTGGGCATCGGTCCGCCGGTCAAGGACGGCTTCTACTACGACTTCGACGTGGAGAAGCCGTTCACGCCCGAGGATCTCAAGGCCATCGAGAAGCGCATGCAGGAGATCCAGAAGCGCGGCCAGCGCTTCTCGCGCCGCGTGGTGACCGACGACGCCGCCCGTGAGGAGCTCTCCGGCGAGCCGTACAAGCTCGAGCTGATCGGCCTCAAGGGCTCCGCGTCGCACGACGACGGCGCGGACGTCGAGGTCGGCGCGGGCGAGCTGACGATCTACGACAACCTCGACGCCAAGACCGGCGAGCTGTGCTGGCGGGATCTCTGCCGCGGCCCGCACCTGCCGACCACCCGGAACATCCCGGCGTTCAAGCTGATGCGTAACGCCGCCGCCTACTGGCGCGGCAGTGAGAAGAACCCGATGCTCCAGCGCATCTACGGCACCGCCTGGCCGACCAAGGACGAGCTGAAGGCGCACCTGGAGTTCCTCGCCGAGGCCGAGAAGCGCGACCACCGCAAGCTCGGCAGCGAGCTCGACCTGTTCTCCGTCCCGGAGCAGATCGGCTCCGGCCTCGCCGTCTTCCACCCCAAGGGCGGCATCATCCGCCGGGTCATGGAGGACTACTCGCGGCGCAAGCACGAGGAGGCCGGTTACGAGTTCGTCTACACCCCGCACGCGACGAAGGGGAAGCTCTTCGAGACCTCGGGCCACCTGGACTGGTACGCCGACGGCATGTACCCGCCCATGCAGCTCGACGAGGGCGTGGACTACTACCTCAAGCCCATGAACTGCCCGATGCACAACCTGATCTTCGACGCGCGCGGCCGGTCGTACCGTGAACTGCCCTTGAGGCTCTTTGAGTTCGGCACGGTCTACCGCTACGAGAAGTCGGGTGTCGTGCACGGTCTGACTCGCGCCCGCGGATTCACCCAGGACGACGCGCACATCTACTGCAGCCGCGAACAGATGGCGGACGAACTCGACAAGACGCTCACCTTCGTGCTCGGCCTGCTGCGCGACTACGGTCTGACCGACTTCTACCTGGAGCTGTCCACCAAGGATCCGGAGAAGTTCGTCGGCAGCGACGGGGCCTGGGAGGAGGCGACCGAGACGCTGCGCCAGGTTGCCGAGAAGCAGGGCCTGGAGCTTGTCGCGGACCCGGGGGGCGCGGCCTTCTACGGCCCGAAGATCTCCGTCCAGACCCGGGACGCGATCGGCCGCACCTGGCAGATGTCGACCATTCAGCTCGACTTCAATCTGCCGGAGCGCTTCAACCTGGAGTACACGGCCGCGGACGGTTCCAAGACCCGCCCGGTCATGATCCACCGCGCGCTGTTCGGCTCCATCGAGCGGTTCTTCGCGGTGCTCCTCGAGCACTATGCGGGCGCCTTCCCGGTGTGGCTGGCGCCGGTGCAGGCGGTGGGTATCCCGGTGGGCGACGCCCACGTGGAGTACCTGGAGAGGTTCGCCGCGGACGCGAAGAAGCAGGGCCTGCGGGTCGAGGTGGACTCCTCCTCGGACCGCATGCAGAAGAAGATCAGAAACGCCCAGAAGCAGAAGGTGCCGTTCATGGTGATCGTCGGCGACGACGACATGAACGCAGGCACGGTCTCGTTCCGCTATCGCGACGGGTCGCAGAAGAACGGCATTCCCCGTGACGAAGCGATCGCCGAGATCGTTGACGTGGGGGAGCGTCGGGTTCAGGTCTGA
- a CDS encoding carbohydrate ABC transporter permease, whose product MSSPGLSASLGQETPPSAPDVTPARSTRAGAFRRRLPGSLAWHVGSLAILAVILYPVVWVIGGSFKNSEDIVGSLDLFPADPITSNYTSLADGIADIPISTFFFNSLFLAVGSVIGIVVSCSLTAYAFAKIRFAGRNLLFTLMIGTLLLPYHVLLIPQYVLFRNMDMINTYTPLLLGKYLATEAFFVFLMVQFMRNLPRELDEAARLDGCGHFRIYWSIVLPLCRPALITSAIFTFINAWNDFMGPLIYLNEPGKYTVSLGLKMFVDQEALANYGGMIAMSLVALLPVLAFFLAFQRYLIDGMATSGLKG is encoded by the coding sequence ATGAGCTCCCCCGGTCTTTCGGCTTCGCTTGGTCAGGAGACACCCCCGTCGGCCCCCGACGTCACACCGGCCCGGTCCACGAGGGCGGGTGCCTTCCGGCGCCGCCTGCCCGGTTCGCTCGCCTGGCACGTCGGATCACTCGCGATCCTCGCGGTGATCCTCTACCCGGTGGTCTGGGTCATCGGCGGGTCCTTCAAGAACAGCGAGGACATCGTCGGCAGCCTGGACCTCTTCCCGGCCGACCCGATCACCTCGAACTACACGAGCCTCGCCGACGGCATCGCGGACATCCCGATCTCCACGTTCTTCTTCAACTCGCTCTTCCTCGCGGTCGGTTCGGTGATCGGGATCGTGGTGTCCTGCTCGCTGACCGCCTACGCCTTCGCGAAGATCAGGTTCGCCGGCCGCAATCTGCTCTTCACGCTGATGATCGGTACCCTGCTGCTGCCGTACCACGTCCTGCTGATCCCGCAGTACGTGCTTTTCCGTAACATGGACATGATCAACACGTATACCCCGCTCCTGTTGGGGAAGTACCTGGCCACAGAAGCGTTCTTCGTCTTCCTGATGGTGCAGTTCATGCGCAACCTGCCCAGGGAACTCGACGAGGCGGCCCGGCTCGACGGCTGCGGTCACTTCCGCATCTACTGGTCGATCGTGCTCCCGCTGTGCCGGCCGGCCCTGATCACCAGCGCCATCTTCACCTTCATCAACGCCTGGAACGACTTCATGGGCCCGCTGATCTACCTCAATGAGCCCGGCAAATACACCGTTTCGCTCGGGCTGAAGATGTTCGTCGACCAGGAAGCACTGGCGAACTACGGCGGCATGATCGCCATGTCCCTGGTCGCGCTGCTGCCGGTGCTGGCCTTCTTCCTGGCCTTCCAGCGCTATCTCATCGACGGCATGGCCACGTCCGGCCTGAAGGGCTGA
- a CDS encoding CGNR zinc finger domain-containing protein, translating into MLITHDTRCALDTVVDLVNSAPEDGSAPDGLPDVPALEAFVRGHEVSEVGVLTEFDLSAVRRIRGRFASVFAAPDAHSAARLINELIAAAGTTPRLTNHDGYDWHVHYFAPGASVSDHLAADCGMALAFFVVAGEQERLRRCEAPDCRHAFVDLSRNRSRRYCDSRTCGNRLHVAAYRARRKEAAG; encoded by the coding sequence GTGCTGATCACCCACGACACCCGGTGCGCGCTGGACACCGTGGTGGATCTGGTGAACTCCGCGCCGGAGGACGGCTCGGCACCGGACGGACTGCCGGACGTCCCGGCTCTCGAGGCCTTCGTGCGCGGCCACGAGGTCAGCGAGGTCGGGGTCCTCACGGAGTTCGACCTCTCGGCGGTACGCAGGATCCGCGGACGGTTCGCGTCGGTCTTCGCTGCTCCCGACGCCCACAGCGCCGCCAGACTGATCAACGAGCTGATCGCGGCCGCGGGCACCACGCCCCGGCTCACCAACCACGACGGCTACGACTGGCATGTGCACTACTTCGCCCCCGGCGCCTCGGTCAGTGATCACCTGGCGGCCGACTGCGGGATGGCGTTGGCGTTCTTCGTGGTCGCCGGTGAACAGGAGCGGCTGCGGCGCTGCGAGGCCCCGGACTGCCGGCACGCCTTCGTCGACCTCTCCCGCAACCGCTCACGCCGCTACTGCGACAGCCGGACCTGCGGCAACCGCCTGCACGTCGCCGCCTACCGGGCGCGCCGCAAGGAGGCGGCGGGCTGA
- a CDS encoding SsgA family sporulation/cell division regulator, with translation MNTTVSCELHLRLVVSSESSLPVPAGLRYATADPYAVHATFHTGAEETVEWVFARDLLAEGLHRPTGTGDVRVWPSRSHGQGVVCIALSSPEGEALLEAPARALESFLKRTDAAVPPGTEHRHFDLDQELSHILAES, from the coding sequence ATGAACACCACGGTCAGCTGCGAGCTGCACCTGCGCCTCGTTGTGTCGAGCGAGTCCTCCCTGCCTGTCCCTGCAGGCCTGCGGTACGCCACGGCCGACCCCTACGCCGTGCACGCCACCTTCCACACCGGAGCCGAGGAAACCGTCGAGTGGGTGTTCGCCCGCGACCTCCTCGCCGAAGGGCTTCACCGTCCCACCGGCACCGGCGACGTCCGCGTCTGGCCGTCGCGCAGTCATGGTCAGGGCGTCGTCTGCATCGCCCTGAGCTCTCCGGAGGGCGAGGCTCTGCTCGAGGCCCCGGCACGGGCTCTGGAGTCCTTCCTGAAGCGTACGGACGCCGCCGTGCCCCCCGGTACGGAGCACCGGCACTTCGATCTCGATCAGGAGCTCTCGCACATTCTGGCGGAAAGCTAG
- a CDS encoding ABC transporter substrate-binding protein, translating into MQQGGNSEGRVARQAGRRTVLKAAGASLAVAGLGATATACGGGSGSGDGTVTLRYSWWGAEDRAERINKTIALFEKKHPKIKIKTDFQPYPDFWKKFNTQASGGNPPDVFQNAIGFLRKYDAKNVLLDLSGQVKAGNLSMDGFRAGLEKFGEVDGKLLGVPVGSNSLALVIDKPVYTRAGVKPEQGWTWDDFDDAMVKIRDKAGRAGDSGMYGVMYLYDLYLRQNGKAFFTEDGLGFTEADLTRWWTKAEKGVRTGLLADPKKVAQIKPKSALSAELAGSEFTWDNFTVRYTSEGKSEYGLAPIPTTDGKKTGQYLGSLMLSASKRTQHPKEVAQFIDFMVHDPEVAKIMGYDRGVPTTQAQYDAYQPADPVNKAIAAYEESLVEAGVLEPITPHPNGADICEAAFLRIAEELGLGKRSVQDAVKQFFTESKTALTG; encoded by the coding sequence ATGCAGCAGGGCGGGAATTCGGAGGGGCGGGTTGCGAGGCAGGCCGGGAGGCGTACGGTCCTCAAGGCGGCGGGGGCCTCGCTGGCCGTCGCGGGGCTGGGTGCCACGGCCACCGCATGCGGCGGCGGAAGCGGATCGGGCGACGGGACGGTGACGCTCCGTTATTCCTGGTGGGGTGCCGAGGACCGGGCCGAGCGCATCAACAAGACCATCGCGCTCTTCGAGAAGAAGCACCCGAAGATCAAGATCAAGACGGACTTCCAGCCGTACCCCGACTTCTGGAAGAAGTTCAATACGCAGGCTTCCGGGGGGAATCCGCCGGACGTTTTCCAGAATGCCATCGGATTCCTGCGTAAATACGACGCGAAGAACGTGCTGCTCGATCTCAGTGGGCAGGTGAAGGCCGGCAACCTCTCCATGGACGGATTCCGGGCCGGCCTGGAGAAGTTCGGCGAGGTGGACGGCAAGCTCCTCGGTGTGCCCGTGGGGTCGAACTCGCTGGCCCTGGTCATCGACAAGCCGGTCTACACCCGAGCCGGCGTCAAGCCCGAACAGGGTTGGACGTGGGACGACTTCGACGACGCGATGGTGAAGATCCGCGACAAGGCCGGGCGTGCCGGGGACAGCGGCATGTACGGCGTCATGTACCTCTACGACCTGTACCTGCGGCAGAACGGCAAGGCGTTCTTCACGGAGGACGGCCTGGGTTTCACCGAGGCGGATCTGACCCGGTGGTGGACCAAGGCCGAGAAGGGTGTCAGGACCGGCCTGCTCGCCGACCCGAAGAAGGTCGCCCAGATCAAGCCCAAGTCGGCGCTCTCCGCCGAACTCGCCGGCAGCGAGTTCACCTGGGACAACTTCACCGTCCGCTACACCTCCGAGGGCAAGAGCGAGTACGGCCTCGCACCCATCCCGACCACGGACGGCAAGAAGACCGGTCAGTACCTCGGCTCCCTGATGCTCAGCGCCTCCAAGCGCACCCAGCACCCCAAGGAGGTCGCCCAGTTCATCGACTTCATGGTGCACGACCCCGAGGTCGCCAAGATCATGGGCTACGACCGCGGTGTGCCCACGACGCAGGCGCAGTACGACGCGTACCAGCCGGCCGACCCGGTCAACAAGGCGATCGCCGCGTACGAGGAGTCCCTCGTCGAGGCGGGTGTCCTGGAACCGATCACCCCGCACCCGAACGGCGCCGACATCTGCGAGGCCGCGTTCCTGCGCATCGCGGAGGAACTCGGCCTGGGCAAGCGCTCCGTACAGGACGCGGTCAAGCAGTTCTTCACCGAGTCGAAGACGGCTCTCACCGGCTGA
- a CDS encoding TIGR02611 family protein: MNTGSDTPGEAAMTADRAGTDRADQASDERALGSRAPAFVKARRTLHLSWQVGVFVVGLAVVTAGAAMLVLPGPGWVVIFGGMAIWATEFVWAQLVLRWTKRKVTEAAQRALDPRVRRRNIILTTAGLVIAAAMAGVYLWKFGLEMPWRIENQ; encoded by the coding sequence ATGAACACGGGGAGTGACACACCCGGCGAGGCGGCCATGACGGCGGATCGAGCGGGGACGGACAGGGCCGACCAGGCATCGGACGAGCGGGCGCTTGGCTCCAGGGCACCGGCTTTCGTGAAGGCCCGCCGCACCTTGCATCTGAGCTGGCAGGTGGGCGTCTTCGTCGTGGGGCTCGCGGTCGTGACGGCCGGTGCCGCCATGCTGGTGCTCCCCGGGCCGGGCTGGGTGGTGATCTTCGGTGGCATGGCGATCTGGGCGACCGAGTTCGTCTGGGCCCAGCTGGTGCTCCGGTGGACCAAGCGCAAGGTCACCGAGGCGGCGCAGCGCGCACTCGATCCCCGGGTGCGGCGCCGGAACATCATCCTGACCACCGCCGGGCTCGTCATCGCGGCCGCGATGGCCGGGGTCTACCTGTGGAAGTTCGGCCTCGAGATGCCCTGGAGGATCGAGAACCAGTGA
- a CDS encoding SRPBCC family protein: MDRSHYRFRSLWSLPAPAGAVYHALERIEDYPRWWPQVQEVTRLDATGGAVRIRSVLPFDLRTTLRETRRDPAAGILEVRLSGDLDGWARWTVTPVGPAGALARYDQEVDVRKPLLRRLAVPGRPLFRANHALMMRSGRCGLAARLQAV; the protein is encoded by the coding sequence GTGGACCGCAGCCATTACCGCTTCCGCAGTCTGTGGAGCCTGCCCGCGCCCGCCGGAGCGGTGTACCACGCCCTGGAGCGCATCGAGGACTATCCCCGCTGGTGGCCGCAGGTGCAGGAGGTCACCCGGCTCGACGCCACCGGCGGGGCCGTGCGGATCCGTTCCGTGCTGCCCTTCGACCTGAGGACGACCCTGCGCGAGACACGGCGCGATCCCGCGGCCGGAATACTCGAAGTACGCCTGTCCGGGGACCTCGACGGCTGGGCCCGCTGGACCGTCACCCCCGTGGGCCCCGCCGGCGCACTCGCCCGCTACGACCAGGAGGTCGACGTCCGCAAACCCCTCCTGCGCCGCCTCGCCGTGCCCGGACGACCCCTCTTCCGCGCGAACCACGCCCTGATGATGCGCTCCGGTCGGTGCGGCCTGGCCGCCCGCCTCCAAGCGGTTTGA